From a single Fusobacterium ulcerans ATCC 49185 genomic region:
- a CDS encoding GNAT family N-acetyltransferase, which yields MIFGVDKKCYGELIEVWEKSVRATHDFLSEKDIEDIKREIPMYFDAVEMHCTKNTEGRITGFIGTADRKIEMLFVDPEYFGKSLGKTLIKYAMENGDIDEVDVNEQNDKAFKFYLHMGFEVISRDELDSMGNPFPILHMKAKKMV from the coding sequence ATGATTTTTGGAGTAGATAAGAAATGCTATGGAGAGCTTATAGAAGTATGGGAAAAATCTGTGAGAGCTACTCATGATTTTCTTAGTGAAAAAGATATAGAAGATATAAAAAGAGAAATTCCTATGTATTTTGATGCAGTGGAAATGCACTGTACTAAAAATACTGAAGGAAGGATAACTGGATTTATAGGAACAGCAGACAGAAAAATAGAAATGCTTTTTGTAGACCCAGAATATTTTGGAAAGTCTTTAGGGAAAACTCTTATAAAATATGCTATGGAAAATGGGGATATAGATGAAGTAGATGTCAATGAACAGAATGATAAAGCTTTTAAATTTTATCTGCATATGGGATTTGAAGTGATATCAAGAGATGAACTTGACAGTATGGGTAATCCTTTTCCAATACTGCATATGAAAGCAAAAAAGATGGTGTAA
- a CDS encoding GNAT family N-acetyltransferase — protein MKEYILKNGKKLVVRLAEEKDAEGLLVHINQAGRETDFLGFGKEGYDKNIEQEKAVIKSFTSKNFMLVAVIDDEIIASCSIGAREERIRLKHMGNLGICVQKKAWGLGVGNYLMEYALEKAKEGGLTKVNLDVRVDNEKAIQLYEKFGFEKEGTIKKCLLIDGVYYDNYIMGREV, from the coding sequence ATGAAAGAATACATACTGAAAAATGGAAAAAAACTTGTAGTAAGACTGGCTGAAGAAAAAGATGCAGAAGGTCTTTTAGTGCATATAAATCAAGCTGGAAGAGAAACTGATTTTCTTGGATTTGGAAAAGAAGGGTATGATAAGAATATTGAACAGGAAAAGGCAGTTATAAAATCATTTACTTCAAAGAATTTTATGCTTGTAGCTGTAATAGATGACGAAATAATAGCAAGCTGCAGTATTGGAGCAAGGGAAGAGAGAATAAGATTAAAACATATGGGAAATCTAGGAATATGTGTTCAAAAGAAGGCTTGGGGACTTGGTGTAGGAAATTATTTGATGGAGTATGCTCTGGAAAAAGCTAAAGAAGGAGGTCTTACAAAAGTAAATCTTGATGTAAGAGTAGATAATGAAAAAGCTATCCAGCTATATGAAAAATTCGGATTTGAAAAAGAGGGGACTATAAAAAAATGTCTTCTCATAGATGGAGTATACTATGACAATTATATAATGGGAAGGGAGGTTTAA